A genomic stretch from Apteryx mantelli isolate bAptMan1 chromosome 28, bAptMan1.hap1, whole genome shotgun sequence includes:
- the PLEKHM1 gene encoding pleckstrin homology domain-containing family M member 1 isoform X5, producing MHSCHTEDPKEVIQLIKKQLVNSIKALQKQYVTSDAVVTSDDGNANTLCSALEAVFVHGLKAKHIKAEAGGKGKKAGGREPLPQPVFWGLLKSITHRNIVSELEQLVFINTDVGRCRAWLRLALNDGLVECYLKLLLRERSRLPEYYQSTALLLDAEECEFLLSYLQGLTSLTFELSYKSAVLNEWTITPLSLSGLCPVSELLEPLASSASEPRRKASLGSISQSSGSDEIEIQPSILPIDKSSNKIKLTSSSLSLNTTSSSQLSSSLGSDSILQAHCTRSPERSEEPLSCDSDLGTATAEDLDRSLQEVLSEFSKAQLSLEPVEGRLIPSVLESSPLQSTCPPAASKATPAPSNVAPESSARSEPPPDADGPHTARTGDVANTSKVTGPSSDGAGNPARPEPDTPQAGNTASASSKQLSSMNGEDKGGTSKISGSKESQAVRSPAAEFLLCPASGCPQKRKSWISEDDFYRPSPGESATDINGFAPDREEEGPTTGLISALDLERLSVPSSDTGKPKLSPEPEQKGFSVVHRRQMGLSNPFRGLLKLGSLERRGAMGIWKEFSCELSPLEFRLFLDHEDRICVESYSLLRCESLALTHSDGRFELVFLGKKLYLRAPSQDEAEDWLDRIREALQKCRPQLEEEEWETLEYPEDGGESQPVPSDSTALLQYNDMPANSFDWTSTHEPELDAIKESVLYVDVDKTWVPFIFSLSLETLKCFKVRNNDKILSNSYGIETIQDILPDTSLGGPAFFKVITSKAVLKLQAENAEEAASWRELVRSVLTAYLETAEEALTLGGSLDGNSQVVLKNIVKENGFLLQYLVAIPVEKGLDSQSFICAGCSRQIGFSFVKPKLCAFSGLYYCDSCHQDDEMVIPSRLIHNWDLTKRGVCRQALKFLTQIRNQPLINLKLVNESLYDHVERMSQICRSREQLKLLGDYLIMCRSGALKELSKRLDHRNYLLECPHKYSVTDLRQHETWMLPM from the exons atGCATTCCTGCCACACAGAGGACCCCAAAGAAGTCATACAG CTGATCAAGAAGCAGCTGGTGAATTCCATCAAGGCGTTGCAGAAGCAATATGTAACCTCAGATGCTGTTGTAACCAGCGACGATGGGAACGCGAACACCCTCTGCAGCGCCCTGGAGGCTGTCTTTGTGCACGGACTGAAGGCAAAGCATATAAAGGCAGAGGCCgggggaaaagggaagaaggCAGGAGGCCGGGAGCCTCTTCCCCAGCCCGTCTTCTGGGGCCTGCTGAAGAGCATCACGCATCG cAATATTGTTTCAGAGCTGGAACAATTAGTTTTTATCAATACGGACGTTGGCCGCTGCCGGGCCTGGCTGAGGCTGGCTTTGAACGATGGCCTCGTGGAGTGTTACTTGAAGCTGCTGCTCCGGGAGAGGTCCCGGCTGCCTGAATATTACCAGTCGACAGCTCTGCTCTTAGATGCCGAAGAGTGTGAGTTTCTCCTTAGCTACTTGCAGGGCTTAACATCCTTGACCTTTGAGCTGTCTTATAAATCGGCAGTTTTGAATGAGTGGACTATCACCCCTCTGTCCCTCTCTGGACTGTGTCCTGTTTCGGAGCTGCTGGAGCCCCTAGCATCCTCCGCATCCGAACCCCGGAGAAAGGCATCGCTGGGTTCGATCTCACAGTCTTCAGGCTCCGACGAGATTGAAATTCAACCCTCCATCCTGCCCATTGACAAGAGCAGCAACAAAATCAAGCTCACGTCGTCCTCTCTGAGCCTGAACACGACGAGCTCTTCCCAGCTGTCCTCCAGCCTCGGCTCCGACAGCATCCTGCAGGCTCACTGCACCAGGAGTCCCGAGAGGAGTGAGGAGCCGCTCTCGTGCGACTCTGACCTGGGGACGGCCACTGCCGAGGACTTGGACAGATCGCTCCAAGA GGTATTGTCCGAGTTCAGCAAAGCCCAGCTAAGCCTTGAGCCCGTGGAAGGACGGCTCATCCCTAGCGTGCTGGAGTCCTCCCCGCTGCAGTCCACCTGTCCCCCCGCTGCATCGAAGGCCACCCCGGCACCATCAAATGTCGCACCGGAGAGCTCTGCTCGCTCCGAACCGCCTCCTGATGCAGACGGTCCACACACTGCTCGCACGGGTGATGTGGCAAACACCAGCAAGGTAACTGGTCCTTCCTCTGATGGGGCCGGaaacccggcccggcccgagccGGACACACCACAGGCCGGCAACACGGCTAGTGCTTCATCCAAGCAGCTCAGCAGTATGAACGGAGAAGATAAAGGTGGCACCAGTAAGATCAGTGGCAGCAAGGAAAGCCAGGCAGTCCGCAGCCCTGCAGCAGAATTCCTCCTTTGCCCAGCATCAGGTTGCCCG cagaaaagaaagagctgGATCTCGGAAGATGATTTCTACAGGCCCTCTCCAGGAGAGAGCGCAACCGACATCAATGGCTTTGCGCCGGATCGGGAAGAAGAGGGTCCGACCACAGGGCTGATTAGTGCTCTTGATTTGGAAAGGCTGTCCGTGCCTTCCTCGGATACCGGGAAGCCCAAACTGTCGCCAGAACCAGAACAAAAGGGCTTCAGCGTTGTGCATCGCAGACAGATGG GTCTTTCCAATCCTTTCCGAGGGCTCCTGAAACTGGGCAGCCTGGAGCGGAGAGGAGCCATGGGCATATGGAAGGAGTTCTCCTGTGAGCTGTCGCCGCTGGAGTTCAGGCTCTTCCTGGACCACGAGGACCGTATCTGTGTCGAGAGCTATTCCCTGCTGCGGTGTGAGTCACTGGCACTGACACACTCTGATGGCCGTTTTGAGCTggttttcttggggaaaaaactgTACCTACGAGCTCCTTCTCAAGATGAGGCTGAGGACTGGTTAGACAGGATCCGTGAGGCATTACAGAAGTGTCGGCCtcagctggaggaagaggagtggGAGACGCTAGAGTATCCAGAAGACGGTGGTGAAAGCCAGCCTGTACCCAGCGACTCAACTGCTCTTCTCCAGTACAACGACATGCCTGCAAACAGCTTTGACTGGACTTCAACTCACGAACCAGAATTGGATGCAATAAAAGAATCTGTTCTTTATGTGGATGTAGATAAAACATGGgtcccttttattttttccttgtcaTTAGAAACTTTAAAGTGCTTTAAAGTGAGGAACAATGACAAAATTTTAAGTAACAGTTATGGTATAGAGACAATCCAGGATATCCTTCCAGACACGAGCCTTGGGGGACCTGCATTTTTCAAGGTCATAACATCTAAAGCTGTCCTGAAGCTGCAAGCCGAGAACGCAGAAGAAGCAGCATCGTGGAGGGAGTTGGTCCGAAGTGTGCTCACAGCCTATCTGGAGACCGCGGAGGAGGCACTGACACTGGGTGGCAGTTTGGATGGGAACTCTCAGGTCGTCCTGAAAAACATTGTGAAGGAAAATGGCTTCTTGTTACAATACCTGGTGGCCATCCCCGTGGAGAAGGGCCTGGACTCTCAGAGCTTCATCTGTGCAG GCTGCTCCAGGCAGATCGGCTTCTCCTTCGTGAAGCCCAAACTCTGCGCGTTCTCCGGCCTCTACTACTGCGACAGCTGCCACCAGGATGATGAGATGGTGATTCCCTCGCGCCTCATCCACAACTGGGATCTGACGAAACGAGGG GTTTGCCGGCAAGCTCTCAAGTTCCTGACCCAGATCCGTAACCAGCCGCTGATCAACCTGAAGCTGGTGAATGAGAGCCTGTATGACCACGTGGAGAGGATGAGCCAAATCTGCCGGAGCAGGGAGCAGCTGAAGCTGCTCGGAGATTATCTCATCATGTGTCGCAGCGGGGCCCTAAAGGAGCTGAGCAAGCG GCTTGATCACAGGAACTACCTCTTGGAGTGTCCCCACAAATACAGCGTCACTGATTTGAGGCAG CATGAAACATGGATGCTTCCCATGTGA
- the PLEKHM1 gene encoding pleckstrin homology domain-containing family M member 1 isoform X6 — protein MHSCHTEDPKEVIQLIKKQLVNSIKALQKQYVTSDAVVTSDDGNANTLCSALEAVFVHGLKAKHIKAEAGGKGKKAGGREPLPQPVFWGLLKSITHRNIVSELEQLVFINTDVGRCRAWLRLALNDGLVECYLKLLLRERSRLPEYYQSTALLLDAEECEFLLSYLQGLTSLTFELSYKSAVLNEWTITPLSLSGLCPVSELLEPLASSASEPRRKASLGSISQSSGSDEIEIQPSILPIDKSSNKIKLTSSSLSLNTTSSSQLSSSLGSDSILQAHCTRSPERSEEPLSCDSDLGTATAEDLDRSLQEVLSEFSKAQLSLEPVEGRLIPSVLESSPLQSTCPPAASKATPAPSNVAPESSARSEPPPDADGPHTARTGDVANTSKVTGPSSDGAGNPARPEPDTPQAGNTASASSKQLSSMNGEDKGGTSKISGSKESQAVRSPAAEFLLCPASGCPQKRKSWISEDDFYRPSPGESATDINGFAPDREEEGPTTGLISALDLERLSVPSSDTGKPKLSPEPEQKGFSVVHRRQMGLSNPFRGLLKLGSLERRGAMGIWKEFSCELSPLEFRLFLDHEDRICVESYSLLRCESLALTHSDGRFELVFLGKKLYLRAPSQDEAEDWLDRIREALQKCRPQLEEEEWETLEYPEDGGESQPVPSDSTALLQYNDMPANSFDWTSTHEPELDAIKESVLYVDVDKTWVPFIFSLSLETLKCFKVRNNDKILSNSYGIETIQDILPDTSLGGPAFFKVITSKAVLKLQAENAEEAASWRELVRSVLTAYLETAEEALTLGGSLDGNSQVVLKNIVKENGFLLQYLVAIPVEKGLDSQSFICAGCSRQIGFSFVKPKLCAFSGLYYCDSCHQDDEMVIPSRLIHNWDLTKRGPSWLPGSAAKPSRMHRTGGLSLCCRFAGKLSSS, from the exons atGCATTCCTGCCACACAGAGGACCCCAAAGAAGTCATACAG CTGATCAAGAAGCAGCTGGTGAATTCCATCAAGGCGTTGCAGAAGCAATATGTAACCTCAGATGCTGTTGTAACCAGCGACGATGGGAACGCGAACACCCTCTGCAGCGCCCTGGAGGCTGTCTTTGTGCACGGACTGAAGGCAAAGCATATAAAGGCAGAGGCCgggggaaaagggaagaaggCAGGAGGCCGGGAGCCTCTTCCCCAGCCCGTCTTCTGGGGCCTGCTGAAGAGCATCACGCATCG cAATATTGTTTCAGAGCTGGAACAATTAGTTTTTATCAATACGGACGTTGGCCGCTGCCGGGCCTGGCTGAGGCTGGCTTTGAACGATGGCCTCGTGGAGTGTTACTTGAAGCTGCTGCTCCGGGAGAGGTCCCGGCTGCCTGAATATTACCAGTCGACAGCTCTGCTCTTAGATGCCGAAGAGTGTGAGTTTCTCCTTAGCTACTTGCAGGGCTTAACATCCTTGACCTTTGAGCTGTCTTATAAATCGGCAGTTTTGAATGAGTGGACTATCACCCCTCTGTCCCTCTCTGGACTGTGTCCTGTTTCGGAGCTGCTGGAGCCCCTAGCATCCTCCGCATCCGAACCCCGGAGAAAGGCATCGCTGGGTTCGATCTCACAGTCTTCAGGCTCCGACGAGATTGAAATTCAACCCTCCATCCTGCCCATTGACAAGAGCAGCAACAAAATCAAGCTCACGTCGTCCTCTCTGAGCCTGAACACGACGAGCTCTTCCCAGCTGTCCTCCAGCCTCGGCTCCGACAGCATCCTGCAGGCTCACTGCACCAGGAGTCCCGAGAGGAGTGAGGAGCCGCTCTCGTGCGACTCTGACCTGGGGACGGCCACTGCCGAGGACTTGGACAGATCGCTCCAAGA GGTATTGTCCGAGTTCAGCAAAGCCCAGCTAAGCCTTGAGCCCGTGGAAGGACGGCTCATCCCTAGCGTGCTGGAGTCCTCCCCGCTGCAGTCCACCTGTCCCCCCGCTGCATCGAAGGCCACCCCGGCACCATCAAATGTCGCACCGGAGAGCTCTGCTCGCTCCGAACCGCCTCCTGATGCAGACGGTCCACACACTGCTCGCACGGGTGATGTGGCAAACACCAGCAAGGTAACTGGTCCTTCCTCTGATGGGGCCGGaaacccggcccggcccgagccGGACACACCACAGGCCGGCAACACGGCTAGTGCTTCATCCAAGCAGCTCAGCAGTATGAACGGAGAAGATAAAGGTGGCACCAGTAAGATCAGTGGCAGCAAGGAAAGCCAGGCAGTCCGCAGCCCTGCAGCAGAATTCCTCCTTTGCCCAGCATCAGGTTGCCCG cagaaaagaaagagctgGATCTCGGAAGATGATTTCTACAGGCCCTCTCCAGGAGAGAGCGCAACCGACATCAATGGCTTTGCGCCGGATCGGGAAGAAGAGGGTCCGACCACAGGGCTGATTAGTGCTCTTGATTTGGAAAGGCTGTCCGTGCCTTCCTCGGATACCGGGAAGCCCAAACTGTCGCCAGAACCAGAACAAAAGGGCTTCAGCGTTGTGCATCGCAGACAGATGG GTCTTTCCAATCCTTTCCGAGGGCTCCTGAAACTGGGCAGCCTGGAGCGGAGAGGAGCCATGGGCATATGGAAGGAGTTCTCCTGTGAGCTGTCGCCGCTGGAGTTCAGGCTCTTCCTGGACCACGAGGACCGTATCTGTGTCGAGAGCTATTCCCTGCTGCGGTGTGAGTCACTGGCACTGACACACTCTGATGGCCGTTTTGAGCTggttttcttggggaaaaaactgTACCTACGAGCTCCTTCTCAAGATGAGGCTGAGGACTGGTTAGACAGGATCCGTGAGGCATTACAGAAGTGTCGGCCtcagctggaggaagaggagtggGAGACGCTAGAGTATCCAGAAGACGGTGGTGAAAGCCAGCCTGTACCCAGCGACTCAACTGCTCTTCTCCAGTACAACGACATGCCTGCAAACAGCTTTGACTGGACTTCAACTCACGAACCAGAATTGGATGCAATAAAAGAATCTGTTCTTTATGTGGATGTAGATAAAACATGGgtcccttttattttttccttgtcaTTAGAAACTTTAAAGTGCTTTAAAGTGAGGAACAATGACAAAATTTTAAGTAACAGTTATGGTATAGAGACAATCCAGGATATCCTTCCAGACACGAGCCTTGGGGGACCTGCATTTTTCAAGGTCATAACATCTAAAGCTGTCCTGAAGCTGCAAGCCGAGAACGCAGAAGAAGCAGCATCGTGGAGGGAGTTGGTCCGAAGTGTGCTCACAGCCTATCTGGAGACCGCGGAGGAGGCACTGACACTGGGTGGCAGTTTGGATGGGAACTCTCAGGTCGTCCTGAAAAACATTGTGAAGGAAAATGGCTTCTTGTTACAATACCTGGTGGCCATCCCCGTGGAGAAGGGCCTGGACTCTCAGAGCTTCATCTGTGCAG GCTGCTCCAGGCAGATCGGCTTCTCCTTCGTGAAGCCCAAACTCTGCGCGTTCTCCGGCCTCTACTACTGCGACAGCTGCCACCAGGATGATGAGATGGTGATTCCCTCGCGCCTCATCCACAACTGGGATCTGACGAAACGAGGG CCTTCTTGGCTGCCAGGCAGCGCTGCAAAGCCCTCCCGCATGCACCGCACGGGTGGCCTCTCTCTCTGCTGTAGGTTTGCCGGCAAGCTCTCAAGTTCCTGA
- the PLEKHM1 gene encoding pleckstrin homology domain-containing family M member 1 isoform X4, with translation MHSCHTEDPKEVIQLIKKQLVNSIKALQKQYVTSDAVVTSDDGNANTLCSALEAVFVHGLKAKHIKAEAGGKGKKAGGREPLPQPVFWGLLKSITHRNIVSELEQLVFINTDVGRCRAWLRLALNDGLVECYLKLLLRERSRLPEYYQSTALLLDAEECEFLLSYLQGLTSLTFELSYKSAVLNEWTITPLSLSGLCPVSELLEPLASSASEPRRKASLGSISQSSGSDEIEIQPSILPIDKSSNKIKLTSSSLSLNTTSSSQLSSSLGSDSILQAHCTRSPERSEEPLSCDSDLGTATAEDLDRSLQEVLSEFSKAQLSLEPVEGRLIPSVLESSPLQSTCPPAASKATPAPSNVAPESSARSEPPPDADGPHTARTGDVANTSKVTGPSSDGAGNPARPEPDTPQAGNTASASSKQLSSMNGEDKGGTSKISGSKESQAVRSPAAEFLLCPASGCPKRKSWISEDDFYRPSPGESATDINGFAPDREEEGPTTGLISALDLERLSVPSSDTGKPKLSPEPEQKGFSVVHRRQMGLSNPFRGLLKLGSLERRGAMGIWKEFSCELSPLEFRLFLDHEDRICVESYSLLRCESLALTHSDGRFELVFLGKKLYLRAPSQDEAEDWLDRIREALQKCRPQLEEEEWETLEYPEDGGESQPVPSDSTALLQYNDMPANSFDWTSTHEPELDAIKESVLYVDVDKTWVPFIFSLSLETLKCFKVRNNDKILSNSYGIETIQDILPDTSLGGPAFFKVITSKAVLKLQAENAEEAASWRELVRSVLTAYLETAEEALTLGGSLDGNSQVVLKNIVKENGFLLQYLVAIPVEKGLDSQSFICAGCSRQIGFSFVKPKLCAFSGLYYCDSCHQDDEMVIPSRLIHNWDLTKRGVCRQALKFLTQIRNQPLINLKLVNESLYDHVERMSQICRSREQLKLLGDYLIMCRSGALKELSKRLDHRNYLLECPHKYSVTDLRQIADGAFETFLQSLIQFASHHVYSCDLCTQRGFICQICNRSNIIFPFELDTTTRCSQCKTVFHRDCQASVKSCPRCERRQRYQQKLEADVGVEPNL, from the exons atGCATTCCTGCCACACAGAGGACCCCAAAGAAGTCATACAG CTGATCAAGAAGCAGCTGGTGAATTCCATCAAGGCGTTGCAGAAGCAATATGTAACCTCAGATGCTGTTGTAACCAGCGACGATGGGAACGCGAACACCCTCTGCAGCGCCCTGGAGGCTGTCTTTGTGCACGGACTGAAGGCAAAGCATATAAAGGCAGAGGCCgggggaaaagggaagaaggCAGGAGGCCGGGAGCCTCTTCCCCAGCCCGTCTTCTGGGGCCTGCTGAAGAGCATCACGCATCG cAATATTGTTTCAGAGCTGGAACAATTAGTTTTTATCAATACGGACGTTGGCCGCTGCCGGGCCTGGCTGAGGCTGGCTTTGAACGATGGCCTCGTGGAGTGTTACTTGAAGCTGCTGCTCCGGGAGAGGTCCCGGCTGCCTGAATATTACCAGTCGACAGCTCTGCTCTTAGATGCCGAAGAGTGTGAGTTTCTCCTTAGCTACTTGCAGGGCTTAACATCCTTGACCTTTGAGCTGTCTTATAAATCGGCAGTTTTGAATGAGTGGACTATCACCCCTCTGTCCCTCTCTGGACTGTGTCCTGTTTCGGAGCTGCTGGAGCCCCTAGCATCCTCCGCATCCGAACCCCGGAGAAAGGCATCGCTGGGTTCGATCTCACAGTCTTCAGGCTCCGACGAGATTGAAATTCAACCCTCCATCCTGCCCATTGACAAGAGCAGCAACAAAATCAAGCTCACGTCGTCCTCTCTGAGCCTGAACACGACGAGCTCTTCCCAGCTGTCCTCCAGCCTCGGCTCCGACAGCATCCTGCAGGCTCACTGCACCAGGAGTCCCGAGAGGAGTGAGGAGCCGCTCTCGTGCGACTCTGACCTGGGGACGGCCACTGCCGAGGACTTGGACAGATCGCTCCAAGA GGTATTGTCCGAGTTCAGCAAAGCCCAGCTAAGCCTTGAGCCCGTGGAAGGACGGCTCATCCCTAGCGTGCTGGAGTCCTCCCCGCTGCAGTCCACCTGTCCCCCCGCTGCATCGAAGGCCACCCCGGCACCATCAAATGTCGCACCGGAGAGCTCTGCTCGCTCCGAACCGCCTCCTGATGCAGACGGTCCACACACTGCTCGCACGGGTGATGTGGCAAACACCAGCAAGGTAACTGGTCCTTCCTCTGATGGGGCCGGaaacccggcccggcccgagccGGACACACCACAGGCCGGCAACACGGCTAGTGCTTCATCCAAGCAGCTCAGCAGTATGAACGGAGAAGATAAAGGTGGCACCAGTAAGATCAGTGGCAGCAAGGAAAGCCAGGCAGTCCGCAGCCCTGCAGCAGAATTCCTCCTTTGCCCAGCATCAGGTTGCCCG aaaagaaagagctgGATCTCGGAAGATGATTTCTACAGGCCCTCTCCAGGAGAGAGCGCAACCGACATCAATGGCTTTGCGCCGGATCGGGAAGAAGAGGGTCCGACCACAGGGCTGATTAGTGCTCTTGATTTGGAAAGGCTGTCCGTGCCTTCCTCGGATACCGGGAAGCCCAAACTGTCGCCAGAACCAGAACAAAAGGGCTTCAGCGTTGTGCATCGCAGACAGATGG GTCTTTCCAATCCTTTCCGAGGGCTCCTGAAACTGGGCAGCCTGGAGCGGAGAGGAGCCATGGGCATATGGAAGGAGTTCTCCTGTGAGCTGTCGCCGCTGGAGTTCAGGCTCTTCCTGGACCACGAGGACCGTATCTGTGTCGAGAGCTATTCCCTGCTGCGGTGTGAGTCACTGGCACTGACACACTCTGATGGCCGTTTTGAGCTggttttcttggggaaaaaactgTACCTACGAGCTCCTTCTCAAGATGAGGCTGAGGACTGGTTAGACAGGATCCGTGAGGCATTACAGAAGTGTCGGCCtcagctggaggaagaggagtggGAGACGCTAGAGTATCCAGAAGACGGTGGTGAAAGCCAGCCTGTACCCAGCGACTCAACTGCTCTTCTCCAGTACAACGACATGCCTGCAAACAGCTTTGACTGGACTTCAACTCACGAACCAGAATTGGATGCAATAAAAGAATCTGTTCTTTATGTGGATGTAGATAAAACATGGgtcccttttattttttccttgtcaTTAGAAACTTTAAAGTGCTTTAAAGTGAGGAACAATGACAAAATTTTAAGTAACAGTTATGGTATAGAGACAATCCAGGATATCCTTCCAGACACGAGCCTTGGGGGACCTGCATTTTTCAAGGTCATAACATCTAAAGCTGTCCTGAAGCTGCAAGCCGAGAACGCAGAAGAAGCAGCATCGTGGAGGGAGTTGGTCCGAAGTGTGCTCACAGCCTATCTGGAGACCGCGGAGGAGGCACTGACACTGGGTGGCAGTTTGGATGGGAACTCTCAGGTCGTCCTGAAAAACATTGTGAAGGAAAATGGCTTCTTGTTACAATACCTGGTGGCCATCCCCGTGGAGAAGGGCCTGGACTCTCAGAGCTTCATCTGTGCAG GCTGCTCCAGGCAGATCGGCTTCTCCTTCGTGAAGCCCAAACTCTGCGCGTTCTCCGGCCTCTACTACTGCGACAGCTGCCACCAGGATGATGAGATGGTGATTCCCTCGCGCCTCATCCACAACTGGGATCTGACGAAACGAGGG GTTTGCCGGCAAGCTCTCAAGTTCCTGACCCAGATCCGTAACCAGCCGCTGATCAACCTGAAGCTGGTGAATGAGAGCCTGTATGACCACGTGGAGAGGATGAGCCAAATCTGCCGGAGCAGGGAGCAGCTGAAGCTGCTCGGAGATTATCTCATCATGTGTCGCAGCGGGGCCCTAAAGGAGCTGAGCAAGCG GCTTGATCACAGGAACTACCTCTTGGAGTGTCCCCACAAATACAGCGTCACTGATTTGAGGCAG ATAGCCGATGGCGCATTTGAGACATTCCTGCAGTCTTTGATCCAGTTTGCTTCCCATCACGTCTACAGCTGCGACCTGTGCACTCAGAGAGGCTTTATCTGTCAGATCTGTAACCGGAGCAACATCATTTTTCCCTTTGAGTTAGACACAACCACCAG GTGCAGCCAATGCAAAACCGTCTTCCACCGCGACTGCCAGGCCAGCGTGAAGTCCTGCCCCCGCTGCGAGCGCCGGCAGAGGTACCAGCAAAAACTGGAGGCGGACGTCGGCGTGGAGCCAAATCTATAG